One Deltaproteobacteria bacterium genomic region harbors:
- a CDS encoding ricin-type beta-trefoil lectin domain protein: MKFSIGAAAFCAIICLSAPSSAANLVEIVLTDRLDEPRGYCLDIVGNKESATPGRGLQAHSCYSYQGQLGVDQAFDAERLKAGEFYLPRFKVCLSSGSRQEGAPLNLSACDGQPAQRFDLTAAGQIVPRSAPGLCVTVADGRGAPGGGGRPVHLLRRLTLEPCSETHAAR, translated from the coding sequence ATGAAGTTCTCCATCGGAGCCGCGGCGTTCTGCGCCATAATTTGTTTGAGTGCACCGAGCAGCGCCGCGAACTTGGTAGAAATCGTCTTGACCGATCGACTGGACGAGCCGAGGGGTTACTGTCTAGACATTGTCGGGAATAAGGAATCCGCGACCCCAGGCCGTGGGCTGCAGGCGCATAGTTGCTACAGTTACCAGGGACAACTGGGTGTGGATCAGGCGTTTGACGCCGAACGGCTTAAGGCTGGCGAATTCTACTTGCCGCGGTTCAAAGTTTGCCTAAGTTCGGGATCGCGACAAGAAGGGGCGCCGCTCAATTTGAGCGCTTGCGACGGCCAACCGGCGCAGCGCTTTGACTTGACAGCCGCGGGACAGATCGTACCGAGAAGTGCGCCGGGCTTGTGCGTGACCGTTGCGGATGGCCGCGGCGCGCCCGGCGGTGGTGGCCGCCCGGTGCATTTGTTGCGCCGCCTGACGCTTGAGCCCTGCAGCGAGACTCACGCTGCGCGTTAA